Proteins encoded in a region of the Methanobrevibacter millerae genome:
- a CDS encoding triphosphoribosyl-dephospho-CoA synthase, protein MNPSEIAKIAQIASALEVSGYPKPGNVHRTRDYDDMVFEDFVISGIVIGDTIREACSDVDIENPKLGKYILEAVAETDRWIKNNTNLGIVMMTTPIAVAAAISDDFDDIRPNIVKLMANTSVDDACDLYDAINIADAGGMGDQDEYDVASDNAKQELRDNNQTMYDVLKISAPWDMLAREMTSDMPAVFEIGYPTYHELKEEKSLNDACLLTFLTILSQVPDTLISRKYGSDEALKISMMTRDLLNLKDESDFMEKVKEFDDYLYNNKYNPGTTADLTAASIFVSNLKSNF, encoded by the coding sequence ATGAATCCTTCAGAAATTGCAAAGATTGCTCAAATAGCTTCAGCTTTGGAAGTGAGCGGTTATCCAAAACCTGGAAACGTTCACAGAACCCGTGATTATGATGACATGGTCTTTGAAGACTTTGTAATCAGCGGTATAGTAATTGGAGACACCATACGTGAAGCATGCAGTGATGTCGATATTGAAAATCCTAAATTGGGAAAATATATTCTTGAGGCGGTTGCTGAAACTGACAGGTGGATTAAAAACAATACCAACTTGGGCATTGTGATGATGACAACACCTATTGCAGTTGCGGCAGCCATAAGTGATGATTTTGATGATATCCGTCCAAACATCGTTAAACTAATGGCCAACACTTCTGTTGATGATGCATGTGACCTGTATGATGCAATCAACATTGCAGATGCTGGTGGAATGGGAGATCAGGATGAATATGATGTTGCATCTGACAATGCAAAACAGGAGTTGAGAGATAATAACCAGACAATGTATGATGTTTTAAAAATATCCGCACCATGGGACATGCTGGCTCGTGAAATGACTTCTGACATGCCTGCTGTTTTTGAAATAGGATATCCCACATACCATGAGTTAAAAGAGGAAAAATCATTAAATGATGCATGTCTATTGACATTCCTAACAATATTGTCTCAGGTTCCTGATACTTTGATTTCAAGAAAGTACGGATCAGATGAAGCACTTAAAATATCAATGATGACAAGGGATTTGCTTAACTTGAAAGATGAAAGTGATTTCATGGAAAAAGTTAAGGAATTCGATGATTATCTTTATAACAATAAATACAATCCAGGAACAACTGCTGATTTGACCGCAGCATCTATTTTTGTAAGCAATTTAAAATCCAACTTTTAA
- the hemB gene encoding porphobilinogen synthase, whose amino-acid sequence MQFPTTRMRRLRKNSKIRDIVRETKLQKEDLIYPIYFKHDLEGDEKEEISSLPGEFRYSLKSGVEFAKQLEKKGLRSIIVFGIPPEDEKDEIATPDYADTGIVQKAVRELKKQTNLVVITDVCLCQYTSHGHCGLIRQNDDTDDGIEILNDESLEYIAKVALSHARAGADIVAPSDMMDGRVGAIRQALDENGFYNVMIMSYSAKYASAFYEPFRQAACSSPHNGDRKSYQMDPANAVEAIRECELDVIEGCDFLMVKPALPYLDVVRMVRDEFMLPLVAYNVSGEYSMIMAAIEKGYLTERAIMESLTSIKRAGADLIITNFAPKVLLEDMIE is encoded by the coding sequence ATGCAGTTTCCAACAACAAGAATGAGAAGATTAAGAAAAAATTCAAAAATACGTGATATCGTACGTGAAACAAAACTTCAAAAGGAAGATTTGATTTATCCAATTTACTTTAAGCATGACCTTGAAGGCGATGAAAAAGAAGAAATTTCATCACTTCCCGGAGAGTTCAGATACTCTTTAAAAAGCGGTGTTGAATTTGCAAAGCAACTTGAGAAAAAAGGTTTAAGGTCAATCATTGTTTTCGGTATTCCTCCTGAAGACGAAAAGGATGAAATCGCAACTCCAGACTATGCAGATACAGGTATTGTTCAAAAGGCAGTTCGTGAGCTTAAAAAGCAGACAAATCTTGTTGTCATCACTGATGTATGCCTATGCCAGTATACATCCCATGGACACTGCGGCCTAATCAGGCAGAATGATGACACTGATGACGGAATTGAAATATTGAATGACGAATCTCTTGAATACATTGCCAAAGTTGCTCTTTCCCATGCCCGTGCAGGTGCAGACATTGTGGCACCTTCAGACATGATGGATGGAAGAGTGGGTGCAATAAGGCAGGCATTGGATGAAAACGGATTCTATAATGTAATGATAATGTCCTATTCAGCAAAATATGCTTCAGCATTTTATGAGCCTTTCCGTCAGGCGGCATGCTCATCACCACATAATGGAGATAGAAAAAGCTATCAAATGGATCCTGCAAATGCTGTTGAAGCCATACGTGAATGTGAATTGGATGTGATTGAAGGATGTGACTTTTTAATGGTCAAGCCTGCTCTTCCATATCTTGATGTTGTAAGAATGGTGAGAGACGAGTTCATGCTGCCTCTGGTTGCATATAATGTAAGCGGTGAATATTCAATGATTATGGCAGCTATTGAAAAAGGATATCTGACTGAAAGGGCAATAATGGAAAGCTTGACTTCAATCAAAAGAGCAGGTGCAGACTTGATTATTACTAACTTCGCACCTAAAGTGTTATTGGAGGACATGATAGAATGA
- a CDS encoding endonuclease III domain-containing protein, translated as MILNEIFAKLLDTYSHQGWWPITGYGGTNPTKTGSTKGYHPGDYSFPRDSAEQFEIIVGAVLTQNTSWPQVETSINNLKQKIELTPEKLLDFDENEFKLAIKPSGYFNQKYDYLRNVSQFYISLDNNTPARKDLLEVRGIGPETCDSILLYAYGEREFVVDAYTRRIFSHLGLVNEKDSYNKIKKFFEDNFDGDVNDFQEYHALIVEHAKNHYLKKPYGENDNVLNNFKVK; from the coding sequence ATGATTTTAAATGAAATATTCGCAAAGCTTTTGGATACATATTCCCATCAGGGATGGTGGCCCATAACCGGCTATGGCGGAACAAATCCAACAAAGACAGGTTCAACAAAGGGATATCATCCAGGTGATTATTCATTTCCAAGGGATTCGGCAGAACAGTTTGAAATAATTGTAGGTGCAGTCCTGACTCAAAATACATCATGGCCTCAGGTAGAAACTTCCATAAATAATCTTAAGCAAAAGATTGAACTTACGCCCGAGAAGCTATTGGATTTTGATGAAAATGAATTCAAGCTGGCCATAAAGCCTTCCGGATATTTCAATCAGAAATATGATTATTTAAGAAATGTTTCGCAGTTTTACATTTCTCTTGATAACAATACTCCTGCTAGAAAGGATTTGCTCGAAGTTAGAGGAATAGGTCCGGAGACATGCGATTCAATACTTCTGTATGCCTACGGCGAAAGGGAATTTGTGGTGGATGCATACACCAGAAGAATATTCTCCCATTTGGGACTCGTGAATGAAAAGGATTCCTATAACAAGATTAAGAAGTTCTTCGAAGACAATTTTGATGGTGATGTCAATGATTTTCAGGAATATCATGCACTGATTGTGGAGCATGCCAAAAATCATTATTTGAAGAAACCATACGGTGAAAATGATAATGTTTTAAATAATTTCAAAGTAAAATAA
- the aroC gene encoding chorismate synthase, with protein sequence MSNKIGEKFQITSFGSSHGYAVGAVVDGCPANLELSAEDIQNELDKRKPGTSSVTTPRKESDEVQILSGIFEGKTDGTPIAGVVFNKNQHSKDYSMFKSTPRPSHGDFGWMSKYGNYDYNGGGRGSGRVTIGHVIGGAIAKKLLKTKGIEIISHVTQIGSIKAEKLSLDEIRENIEKNPIRCGDLEAAKEMEELILAKKSQGDSVGGIVETIATNIPAGLGEPVFERLDGDLARILMNIGAVKGVEIGMGFGVVDKAASQINDEYYIEDNTIKTKTNNSGGIVGGMSNGMPIISRIAIKPTPSISKCQNTIDIESMENKKIEIKGRHDPCICPRVTVVAESSTAIVLADHMIRSGFIHPSNLDG encoded by the coding sequence ATGTCAAACAAAATTGGGGAAAAATTTCAAATTACAAGCTTTGGTTCAAGCCATGGATATGCAGTAGGTGCGGTTGTTGACGGATGTCCTGCAAATCTTGAACTGAGTGCAGAAGATATTCAAAATGAACTGGATAAAAGAAAACCTGGAACAAGCAGTGTAACCACACCAAGAAAGGAATCTGATGAAGTTCAAATTTTATCCGGAATCTTTGAAGGAAAGACTGACGGAACACCTATTGCAGGAGTCGTATTCAACAAAAATCAGCATTCAAAAGACTATTCCATGTTCAAATCAACACCACGCCCTTCACATGGGGACTTCGGATGGATGAGCAAATACGGAAATTACGACTACAACGGAGGAGGCCGAGGAAGCGGAAGGGTTACCATAGGCCACGTCATCGGTGGAGCAATAGCTAAAAAACTTCTCAAAACAAAAGGCATTGAAATAATTTCTCATGTAACTCAAATAGGTAGCATAAAAGCCGAAAAACTTTCACTTGATGAAATAAGGGAAAACATAGAAAAAAATCCTATCCGATGCGGAGATTTGGAAGCTGCAAAAGAAATGGAAGAACTGATTTTAGCCAAAAAATCACAAGGAGATTCAGTTGGAGGAATTGTAGAGACAATTGCTACAAACATCCCTGCAGGTCTGGGTGAGCCTGTCTTTGAGCGTCTTGACGGTGATTTGGCCAGAATTTTAATGAATATAGGTGCCGTAAAAGGAGTTGAAATCGGTATGGGATTCGGTGTTGTTGATAAGGCAGCATCCCAAATCAATGATGAATACTATATTGAAGACAACACCATTAAAACAAAAACAAACAATTCAGGAGGGATTGTTGGTGGAATGAGCAATGGAATGCCTATAATATCCAGAATTGCAATAAAACCAACCCCATCAATTTCCAAATGTCAAAACACTATAGATATTGAAAGTATGGAAAATAAAAAAATAGAAATAAAAGGAAGACATGATCCCTGCATCTGTCCGCGCGTAACAGTCGTTGCAGAATCATCAACTGCAATAGTTCTTGCAGACCACATGATTCGTTCAGGATTTATCCATCCAAGCAATCTTGACGGTTAG
- a CDS encoding MBL fold metallo-hydrolase: MKLIFLGTGGGRFSAINQRRMTGGFRIDNLGGRNYHIDPGPGALVRTYQFGLDPRNIDGIFVSHAHTDHYNDAEILIEAMTRGMTQKNGHIMGSKSVLSGFEKWGPCISSYHKSKSEILELEAGDIRYFNNCLVRATPTKHGDPMGVGFQIEYKDFKISYTSDTSYFPELAKSHEGADVFIASVLRPGGKSIKGHLCSSSFINLIEEIQPKLAIMTHLGLKMISNNPIGEAKRITKLTGIKTLAAFDGMSLDINYNNPSKARIISLKDVDAPYHGSNINLSNFERKNSRKLAAKNGEDDELSQIRKYVH; encoded by the coding sequence ATGAAGCTAATATTCTTGGGCACTGGCGGAGGAAGATTTTCCGCCATTAACCAAAGAAGAATGACTGGCGGATTCAGGATAGATAATCTCGGAGGGAGGAATTATCATATTGACCCCGGACCTGGGGCATTGGTTAGAACATATCAGTTTGGCCTTGATCCAAGAAATATAGATGGTATTTTTGTTTCCCATGCACATACTGACCATTATAATGATGCTGAAATTCTGATTGAAGCGATGACCCGTGGAATGACTCAGAAAAACGGCCACATTATGGGTTCAAAAAGTGTTCTGTCCGGTTTTGAAAAGTGGGGTCCGTGCATATCCTCTTATCATAAGTCCAAATCTGAGATTTTGGAGCTTGAAGCAGGAGATATTAGATATTTCAATAACTGTCTTGTTAGGGCTACTCCAACCAAACATGGCGACCCTATGGGTGTCGGTTTTCAGATTGAATATAAGGATTTCAAAATATCATACACTTCAGACACTTCCTATTTTCCTGAATTGGCAAAATCCCATGAAGGAGCAGATGTCTTTATTGCCAGTGTTTTACGTCCAGGTGGCAAGTCCATCAAAGGGCATCTGTGTTCGTCAAGTTTTATTAACTTAATTGAAGAAATACAACCTAAACTGGCCATAATGACACATTTGGGTTTAAAGATGATTTCAAATAATCCTATTGGTGAGGCTAAAAGGATAACTAAACTGACAGGTATCAAGACTTTGGCCGCATTTGATGGAATGTCTTTGGATATAAATTATAACAATCCTTCAAAGGCACGCATCATTTCACTTAAGGATGTTGATGCTCCTTATCATGGTTCAAACATAAATCTATCAAATTTTGAAAGGAAAAATTCAAGAAAACTTGCAGCAAAAAATGGGGAAGATGATGAACTTTCTCAAATCCGTAAATATGTGCACTAA
- a CDS encoding DUF2121 domain-containing protein, with amino-acid sequence MSLIIAYVGKKGCVMASDKRRIAYFGNNRQALEDELYDGSITTDEELYQRSKELDVPIKISDDADKIRVVGNTVRGEVSTKGTHETKRKRIYGTTNGYQIVELIGSETKSRQAGEKGIILFGNDFAKKQAETLIQRRWKASHSLRLMGDIFEEILSDIAQKTPTIGKEFDVLIQQPKFTASEAQKHLNITIDADIKVLTKYRQQLTEEMIQKTREIELANKIIDDGPIGKVESIDGKMVEVKLNDKTQAFNFNWKPLAGPNGNVIMFADTDDIKIGDKVIIKDEVLCLKKNSSPLSCNIILCSL; translated from the coding sequence ATGAGTTTAATTATAGCATATGTAGGTAAGAAAGGATGCGTAATGGCTAGTGATAAAAGGCGTATTGCATATTTCGGCAATAACAGACAGGCCTTAGAAGATGAATTGTATGATGGAAGTATTACAACAGATGAAGAACTATATCAAAGGTCAAAAGAGCTTGACGTTCCTATTAAAATAAGTGATGATGCGGATAAGATTAGAGTTGTTGGCAACACTGTGAGGGGAGAAGTAAGCACAAAAGGAACCCATGAAACAAAACGTAAAAGAATTTACGGAACAACTAACGGTTATCAAATTGTTGAATTAATAGGTTCTGAAACAAAATCACGTCAGGCAGGTGAAAAAGGCATAATATTATTCGGTAATGACTTTGCTAAAAAACAGGCTGAAACTTTAATTCAAAGACGATGGAAAGCTTCACACAGTTTGAGGTTGATGGGAGACATATTTGAGGAAATACTCTCAGACATTGCACAAAAAACTCCAACTATAGGTAAGGAATTTGATGTCTTAATCCAGCAACCTAAATTCACTGCTTCAGAAGCTCAAAAACATCTTAATATAACAATTGATGCAGATATTAAGGTTTTAACAAAATATCGTCAGCAATTAACAGAGGAAATGATTCAAAAAACCAGGGAAATTGAACTGGCCAATAAAATCATTGATGACGGACCAATAGGTAAAGTCGAATCAATTGACGGAAAGATGGTTGAAGTCAAGCTAAATGACAAGACCCAGGCATTCAATTTCAATTGGAAACCTCTTGCAGGCCCGAATGGGAATGTCATAATGTTTGCCGATACAGATGATATAAAAATCGGCGATAAGGTCATAATCAAGGATGAAGTATTGTGTCTTAAGAAAAACAGCTCTCCATTGTCATGTAATATTATCCTGTGTTCTCTATGA
- the acs gene encoding acetate--CoA ligase alpha subunit, protein MKNLSKMFKPESVAVIGASNTPGKVGYIIVDNLINDGFEGKIYPVNPKGGEILGKQAYASIKDIPEKVDLAIITIPSVFVNETVKDCGEVGVENMVVITAGFKEVGEEGAKLEAELTALGEKYGINIIGPNSLGITDSHTPLNGSFSQMMPPKGNIAFISQSGAMMVAIIDWSVTSGIGFSKVISLGNKAGVNEIELLQYLADDDETNVIICYLESISDDEDFIRTMRETAVKKPIIILKSGSSSAGAEAASSHTGALAGSDLAFDTAFGQSGIMRVETMAELFDLGLAFSKAPLPQGKNVAIITNAGGGGVLTVDAMEKAGLDLVKFDEETTAKLKQCIPDEGSANNPIDVLGDAPVDRYKESLDIVLHDERVDSLIVMVCPTASADPDGIAQAILDGRRDSKKPIIVVNMGGPSFEDANNLLRDNHIPTYVFPETAVHALSAMTKFAKLEERKYDDVVEKITDVDKDTVKAIFDKVTADGRDTLLGSEAYAVAEAYGISAAPIKLSTSADEAAQLAEEMEFPVVLKIASDKILHKSDIGGVKVGIATPDEAKEAYDEIIANAKKAHPDIVPDGVEVQKMMETGQEVIVGMIKDKQFGPMIAFGMGGIYVNLIEDVSFKLAKGLSSQEIDEQIEATKVSELLKGYRGEAACDIEEVKEAIKRVARLTLDFPEISELDINPIFVYEEGSSALDIKIKL, encoded by the coding sequence ATGAAAAATCTCAGTAAGATGTTCAAACCTGAATCCGTAGCGGTTATCGGTGCTTCAAACACCCCTGGAAAAGTTGGATACATCATTGTAGACAATTTAATAAATGACGGTTTTGAAGGTAAAATATACCCAGTAAACCCTAAAGGCGGAGAAATCTTAGGTAAACAAGCATATGCAAGCATAAAAGACATCCCCGAAAAAGTAGATTTAGCAATAATTACAATTCCTTCAGTCTTTGTTAATGAAACAGTGAAAGACTGTGGTGAAGTCGGCGTTGAAAATATGGTTGTAATTACAGCCGGATTTAAGGAAGTCGGTGAAGAAGGAGCTAAACTGGAAGCGGAATTAACTGCACTTGGTGAAAAATATGGAATCAACATTATTGGGCCAAACAGTTTAGGAATCACTGATTCACATACTCCATTGAACGGATCATTCTCACAAATGATGCCACCGAAAGGAAACATTGCATTCATCTCACAAAGTGGAGCAATGATGGTAGCAATCATCGACTGGAGTGTAACTTCCGGAATTGGATTCAGTAAAGTTATCAGTCTAGGAAACAAAGCTGGAGTAAACGAAATCGAATTATTGCAATACTTGGCTGACGATGATGAAACAAACGTAATCATCTGTTACTTGGAATCCATCTCAGATGATGAAGACTTCATCAGAACCATGAGAGAAACAGCAGTCAAAAAACCTATCATCATCCTTAAATCAGGTTCATCCTCTGCTGGTGCAGAAGCTGCATCTTCACACACAGGTGCATTGGCAGGCAGTGACCTTGCATTCGACACTGCATTCGGTCAATCAGGAATCATGCGTGTTGAAACAATGGCAGAATTGTTTGATTTAGGTTTAGCATTCTCCAAAGCACCTCTCCCACAAGGTAAAAATGTAGCAATCATTACCAATGCAGGTGGAGGGGGAGTTTTAACAGTAGATGCTATGGAAAAAGCAGGATTGGATCTTGTTAAATTTGATGAGGAAACTACTGCTAAATTAAAACAATGTATTCCTGACGAAGGAAGCGCAAACAACCCTATTGACGTATTGGGAGATGCACCAGTGGACAGATACAAAGAATCACTCGACATTGTATTGCACGACGAAAGAGTGGACAGTTTGATTGTTATGGTATGTCCTACAGCATCAGCAGACCCTGACGGAATCGCACAGGCTATCCTTGACGGAAGAAGAGATTCCAAAAAACCTATCATTGTAGTTAACATGGGTGGTCCATCATTCGAAGATGCAAACAACCTCTTAAGAGACAACCACATTCCAACATACGTATTCCCTGAAACCGCAGTTCATGCACTTTCCGCAATGACCAAATTCGCTAAACTGGAAGAAAGAAAATACGATGATGTGGTTGAAAAAATTACCGATGTTGACAAAGATACAGTAAAAGCCATATTCGACAAAGTAACTGCTGACGGAAGAGACACATTGCTTGGAAGCGAAGCATATGCAGTCGCAGAAGCTTACGGCATTTCAGCAGCACCAATCAAGTTATCAACTTCTGCAGATGAAGCAGCACAATTGGCTGAAGAAATGGAATTCCCTGTTGTACTTAAAATCGCATCAGATAAAATCTTACACAAGTCAGACATTGGCGGTGTAAAAGTAGGAATTGCAACACCTGATGAAGCTAAAGAGGCATATGATGAAATCATTGCTAACGCCAAGAAAGCTCATCCGGACATTGTGCCTGACGGTGTGGAAGTACAAAAAATGATGGAAACCGGACAGGAAGTAATCGTCGGTATGATTAAAGACAAACAGTTCGGACCAATGATTGCATTCGGTATGGGCGGAATATACGTTAACCTTATTGAAGATGTATCATTCAAATTGGCTAAAGGTTTATCATCCCAGGAAATTGATGAACAAATCGAAGCTACCAAAGTTTCTGAATTACTTAAAGGTTACAGAGGAGAAGCTGCCTGCGATATTGAAGAAGTAAAAGAAGCTATCAAAAGAGTAGCAAGATTAACTTTAGACTTCCCGGAAATATCTGAACTTGATATCAACCCAATTTTTGTTTACGAAGAAGGTTCAAGTGCTTTAGATATTAAAATCAAATTATAA
- a CDS encoding DUF447 domain-containing protein, which produces MQYECITTTINSDRKKNSAAFAFIYLGDDRVMCRIFEGSKSLENIKQTKRYVVNITQDPLIFTLSTIDKLPDEYYTDDEDIAILKDSGAYLVIDVDEIEMKTPEDFPIKNDTNIYFITGTIKDFVIRDESAQAFNRGFSGLIESLVNCSRYKIVDGEKKKYYKDRLEENKRVIEKVSDEKTKKAMEILAEEYEKN; this is translated from the coding sequence TTGCAATATGAATGCATTACTACAACAATTAATTCAGACAGAAAAAAGAATTCTGCCGCATTCGCATTCATCTACCTCGGCGATGACCGGGTAATGTGCAGAATATTTGAAGGCTCAAAAAGTCTTGAAAACATAAAGCAGACAAAAAGATACGTGGTCAACATTACACAGGACCCTCTGATATTTACCCTTTCTACAATCGATAAGCTTCCAGATGAGTATTACACTGATGATGAAGACATAGCAATTTTAAAGGACAGCGGAGCATATCTTGTAATTGATGTCGATGAGATTGAAATGAAAACACCCGAAGATTTCCCAATAAAAAACGACACCAACATCTATTTCATTACAGGTACGATAAAAGACTTCGTCATAAGGGACGAATCGGCACAGGCATTCAACAGAGGATTTTCCGGACTTATAGAGTCACTGGTCAACTGCAGCCGATACAAGATTGTTGACGGAGAAAAGAAAAAATACTACAAAGACCGTCTGGAAGAAAACAAGCGTGTAATAGAAAAAGTTTCAGATGAAAAAACCAAAAAAGCCATGGAAATACTCGCTGAAGAGTATGAAAAAAACTGA
- a CDS encoding ABC transporter substrate-binding protein: MNKKIGVILVIAFIALIAMGTVSAGWFDFLGGGNSNKVTIGYSPSDHDSALFVADQQGLYKEKGIETELVQFNNGGDLMTAMASGKVDVGYVGISPVLSSVEKGVPVKIISAAQNEGSGVIVSSNSGINSAADLNGKNVATPGEASIQYVLLNILLKNNGLSIDKVNSSAMKTPSINDAIKSNTLDAGVTFQPFVSSSEADGNKVLMNSSQISPNHPCCVVVASQDLIDKNPDLVKNITAIHENATNYINENVQNNASSVVKLLPKDIVSNEDVEAKSLASFPFISGLNDTYKANVDAFMKVEVDLGILNSTIPHDKLYWEGK; the protein is encoded by the coding sequence ATGAATAAAAAGATAGGTGTTATTTTAGTCATCGCTTTCATTGCTTTAATTGCAATGGGAACTGTCAGTGCAGGCTGGTTCGACTTTTTAGGCGGTGGAAATTCAAATAAGGTAACTATTGGTTATTCGCCTTCTGATCACGACTCTGCATTATTTGTTGCTGATCAACAAGGTTTATATAAAGAAAAAGGTATTGAAACTGAACTCGTACAATTTAATAATGGTGGAGACTTAATGACTGCAATGGCAAGTGGAAAAGTCGATGTTGGATATGTCGGTATTTCTCCAGTATTGTCATCTGTTGAAAAAGGTGTTCCTGTAAAAATCATTTCCGCTGCTCAAAATGAGGGTAGTGGTGTTATCGTTTCCAGCAATTCAGGAATCAATTCTGCAGCTGATTTAAATGGTAAAAATGTTGCAACTCCTGGTGAAGCAAGTATTCAATATGTTTTATTAAACATTCTCTTGAAAAACAATGGATTGTCAATAGATAAAGTTAATTCATCTGCAATGAAAACTCCTTCAATTAACGATGCAATCAAATCCAACACTCTTGATGCTGGTGTAACTTTCCAACCATTTGTAAGTTCTTCTGAAGCTGATGGAAATAAAGTATTGATGAATTCCAGTCAAATTTCACCAAACCACCCATGCTGTGTTGTTGTGGCATCCCAGGATCTCATTGATAAAAACCCTGATTTGGTAAAAAATATTACTGCAATCCATGAGAACGCTACCAATTACATCAATGAAAATGTTCAAAACAATGCAAGTTCTGTAGTAAAATTATTACCTAAGGACATTGTTTCCAATGAAGATGTTGAAGCTAAATCATTAGCTAGTTTCCCATTCATTTCAGGATTAAATGATACTTATAAAGCTAATGTTGACGCTTTCATGAAAGTGGAAGTGGATTTAGGTATCTTAAACAGCACTATTCCGCATGATAAATTATACTGGGAAGGAAAATAA